A genomic stretch from Coleofasciculus sp. FACHB-1120 includes:
- a CDS encoding septal ring lytic transglycosylase RlpA family protein — MPSWGFQLGGNQSQSSSSNAKAPAQASRKLETVNNVLCRPGSAPPKEAPVAPTILSQSASWVEVPANRAPKPSFPTRIMQVMQNLLKFPAWSDSRDKTTPAPVAVVKTGGKSESGDRVIGEKIGKQQGFWMSLAGRKSKSVATSSGEQEQFQVWVKGHLVAQIPEKNQAERFAKRVAQLLQNSNLDASQLRPTLVDGKPGGKLGNDQLFVIDKAIATNFKRDRQLLAIEWVNNLRIALGEKPLSLVEAQAQMHRLTHTDTKIDGLASWYGGYFHGRQTANGEIYNQDALTAAHPSLPFNTFLKVTNLKNGDAVIVRVTDRGPYIAPRTLDLSRGAARCVKSEEVGVIPYEAVVMKPL; from the coding sequence TTGCCTTCCTGGGGTTTCCAGCTAGGAGGAAATCAGAGCCAATCTTCATCAAGCAATGCTAAAGCACCCGCACAAGCTAGTCGGAAGCTAGAGACGGTGAATAATGTGCTTTGCCGTCCCGGATCAGCACCCCCGAAGGAAGCGCCAGTAGCGCCAACTATCCTATCTCAGTCGGCTTCATGGGTTGAAGTTCCTGCCAATCGAGCGCCAAAACCTAGTTTTCCGACCAGAATTATGCAGGTGATGCAGAATTTGTTGAAATTCCCTGCTTGGAGTGACTCTCGCGACAAGACAACGCCTGCGCCGGTTGCAGTGGTTAAGACGGGTGGCAAGAGCGAATCGGGCGATCGCGTAATCGGTGAAAAAATCGGGAAACAGCAAGGTTTTTGGATGTCCTTGGCTGGGCGTAAAAGTAAGAGCGTCGCCACATCCAGCGGAGAACAGGAGCAATTTCAAGTCTGGGTCAAGGGACATTTAGTTGCTCAAATCCCTGAAAAAAACCAAGCAGAGCGATTTGCCAAGCGAGTCGCGCAACTCCTGCAAAACTCCAATCTAGACGCATCGCAACTGAGACCAACGCTGGTGGATGGGAAGCCAGGGGGTAAGCTAGGCAACGACCAGTTGTTCGTCATTGATAAAGCGATCGCTACCAACTTCAAACGCGATCGCCAACTCTTAGCCATCGAATGGGTAAATAATCTCCGCATCGCTTTGGGGGAAAAGCCTTTAAGCTTGGTCGAAGCTCAAGCCCAAATGCACAGATTAACCCACACAGATACCAAAATCGATGGTTTAGCCTCTTGGTATGGGGGCTATTTTCACGGACGCCAAACAGCAAACGGCGAAATCTACAACCAGGATGCACTCACGGCGGCTCATCCTTCTCTGCCTTTTAATACCTTTCTGAAAGTGACCAACTTGAAAAATGGGGATGCTGTCATCGTGCGGGTGACTGACCGTGGCCCCTACATTGCGCCGAGAACGCTCGATTTGTCGCGGGGAGCTGCTCGCTGCGTTAAGAGCGAAGAGGTGGGCGTGATTCCCTATGAAGCCGTCGTAATGAAACCGCTCTAA
- a CDS encoding anthranilate synthase component I family protein — MIFPDFSQFSDLAKQGNFVPVYQEWVADLDTPVSAWYKVCAGQPYSFLLESVEGGEKVGRYSFVGCDPLWVLEARGNKTTQTHRDGRAIAFEGDPFQALAYCLKPFHPVTLPQLPPGIGGLFGFWGYELINWIEPRVPIYPASEDDLPDGLWMQVDNLIIFDQVKRKIWAIAYADLRDPDVDLAQAYQQACDRVTQLVSKLQLPLSGKDTLLQWTPPENREKQLTYTSNTGREQFCANVEKAKDYIRAGDIFQVVLSQQLCAEYSGDPFALYRSLRLINPSPYMAYFNFGDWQIIGSSPEVMVKAVLSSYGGDAALTEEGMSATVRPIAGTRPRGKTPKEDDAFAEDLLQDPKEIAEHVMLVDLGRNDLGRVCTSGTVRVDELMLIERYSHVMHIVSNVLGELAPDKTAWDLLKACFPAGTVSGAPKIRAMEIIHELEPCRRGPYSGAYGWYDFEGQLNTAIAIRTMVVRSQANGKHQVSVQAGAGLVADSRPETEYQETLNKAKGLLEAIRCLE, encoded by the coding sequence ATGATTTTTCCTGATTTTTCCCAATTTTCCGATCTGGCTAAACAGGGTAATTTTGTGCCGGTGTATCAGGAATGGGTGGCAGACCTAGATACACCCGTGTCTGCTTGGTACAAAGTCTGTGCTGGACAGCCTTATAGCTTTTTACTGGAATCCGTGGAAGGTGGGGAAAAAGTAGGACGCTACAGTTTTGTCGGCTGCGATCCTTTGTGGGTGTTGGAGGCGAGAGGAAATAAAACGACGCAAACCCACCGTGACGGGAGGGCGATCGCGTTTGAAGGCGATCCGTTTCAGGCATTAGCTTACTGTCTAAAGCCGTTTCACCCGGTAACGTTGCCCCAATTGCCGCCCGGAATCGGCGGATTATTTGGCTTCTGGGGTTATGAACTAATTAACTGGATAGAGCCGCGCGTGCCGATTTATCCCGCCTCAGAGGACGATTTGCCGGATGGATTGTGGATGCAGGTCGATAACCTGATTATTTTCGATCAGGTGAAGCGCAAGATTTGGGCGATCGCGTATGCGGATTTGCGCGACCCAGATGTGGATTTGGCTCAGGCATATCAACAAGCTTGCGATCGCGTTACTCAATTGGTGAGCAAACTCCAGCTACCTCTGTCGGGAAAAGATACTTTGTTGCAATGGACGCCCCCTGAAAATCGGGAGAAGCAACTCACCTACACCAGCAACACTGGACGCGAACAATTCTGCGCCAATGTGGAAAAGGCAAAAGATTATATTCGTGCGGGGGATATTTTCCAAGTCGTCCTGTCTCAACAACTCTGTGCCGAATATAGTGGCGATCCTTTTGCCTTATATCGCTCTTTGCGCCTGATTAATCCCTCGCCTTATATGGCTTATTTCAACTTCGGCGATTGGCAGATTATTGGTTCTAGCCCGGAAGTGATGGTGAAGGCGGTGCTGAGTTCCTACGGAGGCGATGCGGCGCTAACAGAGGAGGGGATGAGCGCGACCGTGCGCCCGATTGCCGGGACGCGCCCGCGAGGGAAGACGCCCAAAGAAGATGACGCCTTTGCCGAGGACTTACTTCAAGACCCGAAGGAAATTGCCGAACACGTGATGCTGGTTGACTTAGGGCGCAATGATTTGGGGCGCGTCTGCACCAGCGGTACGGTGAGAGTCGATGAATTGATGCTAATCGAGCGTTACTCTCATGTGATGCACATCGTCAGTAACGTACTGGGAGAACTTGCGCCCGATAAAACCGCCTGGGATTTACTCAAAGCCTGCTTCCCCGCCGGAACCGTCAGCGGTGCCCCCAAAATTCGAGCGATGGAGATTATTCACGAACTCGAACCCTGCCGTCGTGGCCCTTATTCGGGGGCATATGGCTGGTATGACTTTGAGGGGCAATTAAATACAGCGATCGCGATTCGCACGATGGTTGTTCGTTCTCAAGCCAATGGGAAACATCAGGTGTCAGTCCAAGCGGGTGCGGGTCTGGTTGCCGATTCTCGCCCCGAAACTGAGTACCAAGAAACCCTCAACAAAGCTAAAGGATTGCTAGAGGCTATTCGCTGTCTTGAATAG
- a CDS encoding photosystem I reaction center subunit II PsaD encodes MPETLTGQTPIFGGGTGGLLTKAELEEKYAITWTSPKQQVFELPTGGSAIMNQGDNLLYLARKEYCIMLGGQVLRAKFKINNYKIYRVFPNGEMEYLHPKDGVFPEKVNQGRPYVNKKDRNIGSNPEPPTVKFSGRPTYEV; translated from the coding sequence ATGCCAGAAACTCTTACTGGACAAACCCCCATATTTGGCGGCGGTACCGGCGGTTTGCTCACCAAAGCTGAACTAGAAGAAAAGTACGCCATCACTTGGACAAGCCCGAAACAGCAAGTATTTGAATTGCCTACTGGTGGCTCTGCCATCATGAACCAAGGTGATAACTTGCTATACCTAGCACGGAAAGAATACTGCATCATGTTAGGCGGTCAGGTACTCCGAGCCAAGTTCAAAATCAACAACTACAAGATTTACCGTGTCTTCCCGAACGGTGAAATGGAGTATCTGCATCCTAAGGATGGCGTCTTCCCAGAGAAAGTCAATCAAGGTCGTCCTTATGTGAATAAGAAAGACCGGAACATTGGCAGCAACCCGGAACCACCAACTGTTAAGTTTAGCGGTCGTCCGACTTACGAGGTTTAG
- a CDS encoding DICT sensory domain-containing protein — MIIPTSVLADLLQVLPQLRPQMYFKSSLIALSHAMEDQVLASLEPHLVIASFQRERFYRQEAHRYRRIAERTEQLYVLAAPETDFTNSSEAYETIAFEPTDGLSQEWHLVVIGQNYATCLVCRERNLTDDGRSLQGTKGKIAGRKGTSAISSSRRTSDSPRTTSRLRISSFEGIDPARRFEGIWTFDRQVSCIVAELLLNRISQYRPELAPKLAQARNIYGIPSTSQFLETSFGTNPEAANRQNFSVQSIQSQAAKEPSVQTPESLTDNPDPFVQCLVTYLQAGQYKLLKAYRSISAQERKERLVNSITAAIRRGSHTGQPLHPDEILSVAVQELGQALFACRCLIYRAGAADTSTTIHHEFLRVTDNGNSRLVSALGHNWPLQENPLFQEVVQKRERVYVADTHLDPRILDPRTVETSTGVSEPASNHSLQPLVSRFSIQSWLMMPVLYQDRLLGIVELHHCGATPYEWQDDELELVEAISIQIGGALIQAEAYVNLEDLNQQLEALDRTRSNLVAITGHELRTPLSTIQVCLESLASEPDMPPEMRQVMLSTALTDAERMRKLVQDFLTLSRLESGRVQWHPEPLALPECIDLALSSIRARNSDGQLPKIVTKVPDSLPLVRADGEWLVEVLAKLLDNACKFTTSKGKISILAECNDSSMLEVTVADTGRGIEPSGLEVVFDRFYQEEGALRRTTGGTGLGLAICRQVVTGWGGEIWAESAGKDQGSQFHFTVPIVARQSAVTSQ, encoded by the coding sequence ATGATCATCCCGACTTCTGTGCTGGCAGATTTGCTGCAAGTCCTGCCTCAGCTGCGACCTCAAATGTATTTCAAGTCTTCCTTAATCGCCTTATCTCATGCGATGGAAGACCAGGTTCTGGCATCTTTAGAGCCGCATCTGGTGATTGCCAGCTTCCAGCGAGAGCGCTTCTACCGTCAGGAGGCTCACCGTTACCGACGGATTGCAGAACGGACAGAGCAGTTATATGTGCTGGCAGCACCAGAAACCGACTTTACCAACAGTTCGGAAGCTTACGAAACGATTGCGTTTGAGCCGACAGATGGTTTAAGTCAAGAGTGGCACTTAGTGGTGATCGGGCAGAATTATGCCACCTGTTTAGTTTGTCGAGAACGAAACCTAACCGATGATGGGCGATCGCTTCAGGGTACAAAAGGAAAGATAGCTGGGAGAAAAGGCACATCCGCGATTTCCTCCAGCCGCCGCACTTCCGACTCCCCTCGAACGACTTCCCGATTGCGGATTTCATCGTTTGAAGGGATAGACCCCGCCCGCCGGTTTGAGGGGATCTGGACATTCGATCGCCAAGTCAGTTGCATTGTTGCGGAATTATTACTCAATCGGATTTCGCAGTACCGTCCAGAATTGGCTCCAAAGCTGGCTCAAGCACGAAATATTTACGGCATCCCTTCGACGAGTCAGTTTTTAGAAACTTCCTTTGGAACCAATCCGGAAGCAGCGAATCGGCAGAATTTTTCAGTTCAATCGATACAGTCGCAGGCGGCGAAAGAACCCTCCGTCCAAACTCCAGAGTCTCTTACCGACAATCCCGATCCCTTTGTTCAGTGCCTAGTCACTTACTTGCAAGCAGGGCAGTACAAGCTACTCAAAGCTTATCGCTCGATTTCTGCCCAAGAACGGAAAGAGCGCCTAGTGAACTCGATTACCGCTGCCATCCGGCGGGGCAGTCACACGGGACAACCCTTGCACCCGGATGAAATTCTATCCGTTGCCGTGCAGGAATTAGGACAAGCACTGTTTGCTTGCCGGTGTCTGATTTATCGTGCCGGGGCAGCCGATACCTCGACCACGATTCACCATGAATTCTTGAGGGTGACGGATAACGGCAATTCTCGGCTTGTCTCTGCACTCGGTCACAATTGGCCTTTACAAGAAAATCCTCTATTTCAGGAAGTTGTGCAGAAACGAGAGCGAGTTTATGTTGCCGATACTCATCTCGACCCTCGGATTCTTGACCCTCGTACTGTAGAAACATCGACAGGAGTGTCAGAACCTGCTTCCAATCACTCACTCCAGCCTCTAGTAAGCCGCTTTTCGATTCAGTCTTGGCTAATGATGCCAGTGCTGTATCAGGATCGGCTCCTGGGGATAGTAGAGCTGCATCATTGCGGTGCTACCCCCTATGAGTGGCAGGACGACGAATTGGAACTCGTAGAAGCCATTTCTATTCAAATCGGCGGGGCACTGATTCAAGCCGAAGCCTACGTCAACCTGGAAGACCTCAACCAACAGCTAGAAGCTCTCGACCGCACCCGCAGCAACTTAGTCGCGATCACAGGTCACGAACTCCGCACCCCCCTCTCCACGATTCAAGTCTGCCTGGAAAGTCTGGCAAGCGAACCTGATATGCCCCCGGAGATGCGGCAAGTGATGCTCAGCACCGCTCTCACCGACGCCGAGCGGATGCGTAAACTGGTGCAAGACTTCCTCACCCTTTCTCGCTTGGAAAGTGGTCGGGTGCAATGGCATCCAGAACCCCTAGCGCTGCCAGAGTGCATCGATCTTGCCCTCAGCAGTATCCGCGCCCGCAATTCGGATGGTCAGCTGCCAAAGATTGTCACCAAAGTGCCTGATTCGCTGCCTTTAGTACGAGCGGATGGGGAGTGGTTGGTCGAGGTGCTTGCGAAACTGCTGGACAACGCTTGCAAATTTACAACGTCTAAAGGAAAAATTAGTATCCTCGCTGAGTGTAACGACAGCTCAATGCTGGAAGTTACGGTTGCCGATACAGGTCGCGGGATTGAACCCAGCGGGCTTGAGGTTGTCTTCGATCGGTTCTATCAGGAAGAAGGCGCTCTGCGGCGAACTACTGGCGGTACTGGTCTAGGACTGGCGATTTGTCGCCAAGTTGTTACAGGCTGGGGCGGTGAAATTTGGGCGGAATCTGCTGGTAAAGATCAAGGCAGTCAGTTTCACTTTACAGTGCCTATCGTGGCAAGACAGTCAGCAGTCACGAGTCAGTAG
- a CDS encoding ferredoxin--nitrite reductase translates to MTSTATPTASLNKFEKFKAEKDGLAVKAELEHFAQVGWEAMDETDRDHRLKWVGIFFRPVTPGKFMMRMRMPSGILTSDQMRMLAEIVQRYGEDGCGDITTRQNIQLRGVRIEDVPEIFRRLERVEMTSVQSGMDNVRNITGSPVAGIDADELFDTRSLVQQVQDMITNHGEGNKAFSNLPRKFNIAIAGCRDNSVHAEINDLAFVPAYKDGVFGFNVLVGGLFSAKRCDAAIPLNAWVHPDDVVEVCRAVLEVFRDRGPRSNRHKARLMWLIDELGLGQFRALVEEYLEKPLQPSAEKDEIDWEKRDHIGVYPQKQPGLNYVGLHVPVGRLYAQDMFDLARMAEVYGNGEMRFTVEQNVIIPNIPDSRLDACLAEPLLERFSINPDPLARSLVSCTGSQFCNFALIETKNRALATIEELGAELSLTKPVRIHWTGCPNSCGQPQVADIGLMGTKVRKNGKTLEGVDLYMGGTVGKEAHLGTCVQKSIPCEDLKPVLRNLLIEQFGATPRL, encoded by the coding sequence ATGACAAGCACAGCCACGCCTACAGCAAGTCTTAATAAATTTGAAAAATTCAAAGCAGAGAAAGATGGTCTGGCGGTAAAGGCAGAACTCGAACATTTTGCCCAGGTTGGCTGGGAGGCGATGGACGAAACAGACCGCGACCACCGGCTCAAGTGGGTAGGGATTTTCTTCAGACCTGTTACGCCCGGAAAATTTATGATGCGGATGCGGATGCCCAGCGGTATCCTCACCAGCGATCAAATGCGAATGCTCGCCGAGATTGTGCAGCGCTACGGCGAAGATGGCTGTGGCGACATTACCACCCGGCAAAATATCCAACTGCGGGGAGTCCGGATCGAGGATGTGCCAGAAATCTTCCGACGGTTAGAACGAGTGGAGATGACCAGCGTTCAGTCGGGGATGGACAACGTCCGCAACATCACGGGTTCGCCAGTCGCGGGGATTGATGCGGATGAATTATTTGATACGCGAAGTCTTGTGCAGCAAGTCCAAGACATGATTACGAATCATGGGGAAGGCAACAAAGCTTTCAGCAATCTGCCCCGGAAATTCAATATTGCGATCGCGGGTTGTCGCGACAACTCGGTTCACGCTGAAATCAACGACCTCGCCTTCGTCCCTGCCTACAAAGATGGCGTGTTCGGGTTTAATGTCCTCGTCGGTGGCTTGTTCTCTGCCAAACGGTGCGATGCTGCCATTCCCCTGAATGCTTGGGTGCATCCCGACGATGTTGTAGAGGTATGCCGAGCGGTTTTAGAAGTTTTTCGCGATCGCGGTCCCCGCTCGAATCGGCACAAAGCACGGCTGATGTGGCTGATCGATGAATTGGGGTTAGGACAATTTCGAGCCTTGGTCGAAGAATATCTGGAGAAGCCTCTCCAACCATCTGCCGAAAAAGACGAAATTGACTGGGAAAAGCGCGACCACATCGGCGTCTACCCGCAGAAGCAACCCGGCTTAAACTACGTCGGCTTACACGTTCCTGTAGGGCGTCTCTATGCCCAGGATATGTTTGACCTGGCTCGGATGGCTGAAGTCTACGGCAACGGGGAAATGCGGTTCACCGTTGAGCAAAATGTCATCATCCCGAATATTCCCGACTCGCGCTTAGATGCCTGCTTAGCCGAACCCCTGCTAGAGCGATTCTCCATCAATCCCGATCCCTTAGCGCGATCGCTTGTCTCCTGCACCGGATCGCAGTTCTGCAACTTTGCCTTGATTGAAACCAAAAACCGCGCCCTGGCAACGATTGAGGAACTGGGAGCAGAATTATCTCTAACCAAACCTGTGCGGATTCACTGGACGGGCTGCCCCAACTCCTGCGGTCAGCCTCAAGTCGCCGACATCGGTTTGATGGGGACAAAAGTTCGCAAAAACGGCAAAACCTTAGAAGGTGTCGATCTTTACATGGGCGGCACAGTCGGGAAAGAAGCCCATCTGGGTACCTGCGTGCAGAAAAGCATTCCCTGCGAAGACCTCAAACCCGTATTGCGGAATTTATTGATCGAACAGTTTGGGGCTACACCTCGCTTATAG
- a CDS encoding CmpA/NrtA family ABC transporter substrate-binding protein — MSRLSRRQFIITAGAATAGSLLAHGCSSGPTKSAKSASNSSPVATSTAANAPKVETTTAKLGFIALTDSAPLIVAQEKGLFAKYGMTDVEVVKQASWPVTRDNLELGTAGNAGGIDGAHILSPMPYFMTLGQTKNKQPVPMYILARLNTNGQAISVANTYKDSKVGLDSKGLKEAFTKAGAKSDPKAAITYPGGTHDLWMRYWLAAGGIDPNKDISTVPVPPPQMVANMKTGNMEAFCVGEPWNAQLVNQGQGYTALVTGELWKDHPEKAFAMRADWVDKNPNSAKALLMAVQEAQQWCDKAENKEEMCQIVSQAKWFKVPAKDIIERSKGNIDYGDGRPVVQNSPLLMKFWSDNASYPYKSHDTWFLTENIRWGNIPADTKVKELVDKVNREDLWKEAAKALGVPASEIPTSTSRGIETFFDGVKFDPEKPEEYLKSLKIKKA; from the coding sequence ATGAGCAGACTTTCTAGACGGCAATTCATCATCACAGCAGGAGCAGCCACAGCAGGAAGCTTGCTGGCTCATGGCTGTAGTTCCGGCCCCACTAAGAGCGCCAAATCCGCTTCAAATTCCTCCCCCGTTGCCACTAGCACAGCAGCCAATGCGCCGAAAGTAGAAACAACCACCGCCAAGCTAGGATTTATTGCTCTGACAGATTCCGCGCCCCTGATTGTCGCCCAGGAAAAAGGGTTGTTTGCCAAATACGGCATGACAGATGTTGAGGTTGTCAAGCAAGCTTCTTGGCCCGTCACCCGCGATAACTTGGAGCTAGGGACAGCCGGTAACGCTGGTGGGATTGATGGGGCACATATCCTATCCCCTATGCCTTACTTTATGACCTTGGGGCAAACCAAGAACAAGCAGCCAGTGCCGATGTACATCCTGGCGCGGTTGAATACCAACGGTCAAGCAATTTCTGTTGCTAATACTTACAAAGATTCAAAAGTCGGCTTAGACAGCAAAGGACTCAAAGAAGCCTTTACCAAAGCTGGGGCCAAAAGTGACCCCAAAGCAGCTATTACCTATCCTGGTGGCACCCACGACCTCTGGATGCGCTACTGGTTAGCAGCAGGCGGCATCGATCCAAACAAGGATATTTCTACAGTCCCCGTACCACCACCTCAGATGGTGGCGAATATGAAAACGGGCAACATGGAAGCCTTCTGTGTAGGCGAACCGTGGAACGCCCAGCTGGTGAACCAAGGGCAGGGTTACACCGCCTTGGTAACAGGAGAACTGTGGAAAGACCATCCCGAAAAAGCTTTTGCCATGCGGGCTGATTGGGTAGATAAAAATCCCAATTCTGCCAAAGCGCTGCTAATGGCGGTACAGGAAGCCCAGCAGTGGTGCGACAAGGCAGAAAACAAAGAGGAGATGTGCCAAATTGTCTCCCAAGCAAAATGGTTTAAAGTCCCAGCCAAAGATATTATCGAACGCTCCAAAGGCAACATTGACTACGGCGATGGTCGCCCGGTCGTGCAAAATAGTCCGCTGTTGATGAAGTTCTGGTCAGATAACGCTTCTTATCCGTACAAGAGTCACGACACCTGGTTCCTAACTGAAAACATCCGTTGGGGGAATATTCCTGCGGATACCAAAGTTAAGGAACTCGTTGACAAAGTGAACCGGGAAGACCTTTGGAAAGAAGCGGCAAAAGCACTAGGAGTTCCTGCTTCAGAAATTCCAACTAGCACCTCTAGGGGTATTGAAACCTTCTTTGATGGTGTCAAGTTTGACCCAGAAAAACCAGAGGAATACTTGAAGAGTCTCAAGATTAAGAAGGCATAA
- the ntrB gene encoding nitrate ABC transporter permease produces MTVRTDNRFSSNNPQKLIGNFFQKKIKYIVPPLLALAALLIVWQVLCPPGSKGLPGPVQVLMETWDPYIINPFFDNGGTDKGLALQIFASLQRVAIGFSLSTLVGIALGILIGTNQFVYRALDPIFQVLRTIPPLAWLPISLAAFQQSNPSAIFVIFITSIWPIIINTTVGVQQIPQDYRNVARVLRLSKQKYFFKILFPAAVPYIFTGLRIGIGLSWLAIIAAEMLVGGVGIGFFIWDAYNNSLLSQIILALVYVGIVGLLLDRVVGFVASKVVPEEQK; encoded by the coding sequence ATGACTGTTAGGACTGATAATCGCTTTTCAAGTAACAATCCCCAGAAGTTAATCGGCAACTTCTTCCAGAAGAAAATTAAATATATTGTGCCACCGCTGCTAGCACTCGCGGCCTTGTTGATCGTTTGGCAAGTTCTTTGCCCTCCCGGATCTAAAGGGTTGCCGGGACCAGTACAAGTGCTAATGGAAACTTGGGACCCTTATATCATCAATCCTTTTTTCGATAATGGCGGAACGGATAAAGGCTTGGCATTGCAAATCTTCGCCAGCTTACAACGGGTGGCGATTGGCTTCTCTCTGTCTACCTTAGTTGGGATCGCATTGGGTATCCTGATTGGCACCAATCAGTTTGTCTATCGGGCTTTAGACCCCATCTTTCAGGTTCTGCGTACCATTCCTCCCCTAGCATGGCTACCGATTTCTCTAGCGGCATTTCAACAAAGCAATCCCTCAGCTATTTTCGTAATTTTTATTACATCGATCTGGCCCATTATTATTAACACCACGGTGGGCGTACAACAGATTCCTCAAGATTACCGAAACGTCGCTAGAGTATTGCGGCTTTCTAAGCAGAAGTATTTCTTTAAGATTCTCTTCCCCGCAGCAGTTCCTTATATCTTTACTGGTCTTAGAATTGGCATTGGTTTGTCTTGGCTGGCAATTATTGCTGCTGAAATGTTGGTAGGCGGTGTGGGGATTGGGTTCTTCATCTGGGATGCTTACAACAACTCTTTACTCAGCCAAATTATTCTCGCGCTTGTCTATGTCGGCATTGTGGGTCTGCTGCTAGACAGGGTAGTTGGTTTCGTTGCCTCTAAAGTCGTACCAGAGGAACAGAAGTAG